The following are encoded together in the Phocoena sinus isolate mPhoSin1 chromosome 11, mPhoSin1.pri, whole genome shotgun sequence genome:
- the TMEM42 gene encoding transmembrane protein 42, giving the protein MEGRPQVAGGGVCAAAYPDASAGFPPHLQAGAMRRRFWGVFNCLCAGAFGALAAASAKLAFGSEVNVGFCILGIIVMATTNSLMWTFFSRGLSFSMSSAIASVTVTFSNILSSAFLGFVLYGECQEVLWWGGVFLILCGLTLIHRELPPPRKALPHKQQ; this is encoded by the exons ATGGAGGGAAGGCCTCAGGTCGCCGGCGGAGGGGTGTGCGCGGCTGCCTACCCCGACGCCTCCGCCGGATTCCCCCCGCACCTCCAGGCGGGAGCGATGCGGCGCCGCTTCTGGGGCGTGTTCAACTGCCTGTGCGCCGGCGCGTTCGGGGCCTTGGCTGCCGCCTCCGCCAAGCTGGCCTTCGGCAGCGAG GTGAACGTGGGCTTCTGCATCTTAGGCATTATTGTGATGGCTACCACCAATTCTCTGATGTGGACGTTCTTTAGccggggcctcagtttctccatgtcTTCAGCCATTGCATCTGTCACAGTGACTTTTTCAAATATCCTCAGCTCG GCCTTCCTGGGTTTTGTGTTGTATGGCGAGTGCCAGGAGGTCTTGTGGTGGGGAGGAGTCTTCCTCATCCTCTGCGGACTCACCCTGATCCACAGGGAGCTCCCACCACCCAGGAAGGCTCTTCCGCACAAGCAGCAGTAG